A stretch of DNA from Pangasianodon hypophthalmus isolate fPanHyp1 chromosome 2, fPanHyp1.pri, whole genome shotgun sequence:
GataaaagaaacaacagaaaaacagcagaaaaagaTTACTTAGGCAAAATAATACGTACAAAGAGTAacagacaaaacagaaaaatgcatgCTATGCTAGACAAGTacaatttatttctttgtgATTTAAGTGAGATATTCCGATCTGATATGCAAATACTCACACTGCTACTTGCATAACTGGCATCTCCCCAGAGTATAATGCCAGCAGCACCCAGTGCCACACTTTCTCCAATGGTGGAGACCAGGTCAATCTGTGCAGAGAAACAaggaccaatcactgattaggTCAAATATTTGCACCAATCAATGGCTCTTTTGCTAGTtctgactgtattttttttaaataagactATTTTATTTGGCTACAATTGAGCATGTCCACTCTTATTTTAGTAAGGAAATAGCCAGAGCACTGGTACGGTGGGTGGTGGTCATGAAAAATGTGACCACCTCCCTTCCTGCGTGCAGACTTACAGAAATCTATGCATATTTGTTGGAGCAGGAAAAGGCTGCTGGTAGAGATAAGGGggaaaggttaaggttagggtgcAAGCGAAGCTATGTGGAAATTTACACACAGGTTTAAAGAGTAATGGAAAAATATCTCCATATTTTTCTCCATATATATCTCCACATGGCAAAATCACATACACTCTGAAGTGTATGCAACTAAGACTAAGGGAATGTAAAAGGGTATTATCAGTTCTAAACAGACTATTATAGTTATGTTATTATCCATTAAGTATAACGGGTGATATCACCTTCTAGCCTAAAATATAACATGCATCAGGCCTCACCTCAGTAAGCAGCTCCAGCTCATTGACGTATGTGGGGCGGACGTACACAAACACTGGACGTGCCAGGTCAGAGCCCAGAGATGCCACTCTCATGCCCTCTTTCACCCTGTTCCGAACAAACTGGCGGGCAAATGCAGTTGAACGCAGCACTGAACCTATGTAGACAGATGGAAAAAGTGCCGTGCTGTCCGTCCACAGCCACCTCAGCTGGTCATTTCTTGCTATCTCCGGGTCCGGACAGCGGCCCGTGTAGCTCTCCAGGCTTTTGAGGTAATCGTGGTTGTAGCAGTCAGGGAAGAGGTAGAATCCCCAAAGCTGGTTTGGACGCAGACTTTTGGCCAGCTGCAAGGACTTAAGCATAAAGGTACGGCCAGAAATTTCAAACTCCTGCTGGGCCACTTTGTTCACTTGGATCTGGTCCCACGTTGGGTTCTTTTTGGACACCAAGAGCCGTGACTGGTTTCTGTAGATGTTCTTGGTATCCCAGTTACGAATCCAAAGGGGGCGCCATTCTTCCCAGTCAATGACGGCAAGGCCTTTTGCTGCTGGGTTATGAATGTATCTCACTATGTCTTGGGGCATCTTCTCAAGGTGCTGGGTCAGGCTGGCAATTTGAGGAAGGCCACCATTCACTGGATTGTTGTCAGAATTAAAATATGGGTACAGGCCAAGACGATCCTTGTAGAAAATGGTGAGGTTCTGTTTGGTGAAACCCTCGTTGGGTGAAGCCACAATCTGGAACTGGTCCAGCTGAAAATGAACGTCATGGCGTGGCCGGCAGTCCTCAGTGGGGGCGTTCCAGGCTAGCAGTAGAGGCTTACCCTGATACAGAGGCCATCTTGTGGGTTTCAGGTCTTGGGCGTCAGTAAAAGAGTCCAACACTAGTGGAACTAGTAACCAGAGTTTCCATTTAGACAGAAACCAGTTAGCCATGCCTTCTGTGGTCCTTCAACAGCTTTGTTTCTCTTAATGtctgtttaaatgaaaaataaggaGTTGCATTTTAGTTGGGGAGGGAAAAAAGTCCTCTTGTGTGTAGTATATATGTTATAAAAGATGATAAAAGATATGACTATTACATCTAGAAGGTTAAAAAACGATCTGggcataaatataaattcagacAAATAGTAAATAGTAGGTCGAGGATCAATAAGAGCTGCTTCTTTAAATTAAAGCCACTTTTAACagtattatgtttaaaaaataaatacataaataaaactttaaacagTAGCATTCTCATTACAACCCCAGAGAGCCTGTAGTTTATTCGGAGCTCATGAATTACATAATTGTTAGTGACAGAGACATTTAGATTAAACCCTGAAAACTTCCTCTGAAGAAACAAACCTCTGAAAAGTAACACAACTTACCGTTTACatcaaacagagagagagcgttCCCTGGGAAATGACGTCATCTGGACACCTCGCAGAACTCCTTCACACTGAATCAAAGTCGCTTATCGCACTGGCTTTTTCTCACATAAATGACTTTGCTTGAAGTTTTATAGtgggctcacacacacacacacattcacacacacacacacacacacacatatacacacatacacaactccCGGCTGCGCTTTCATTGATCCCGAGGAAGAAGGGGGCGGGGTTGTGTGGTTGCTACGCTACATGAGCCGTAGTGGGCGTGTCCTTTGAGTGTCCTTTACAACCCCTTACCATCTATTATAAATCTCATTATTctgctgtgttttgtgtgtgtgtgtgtgtgtgtgtgtgtgtgtgtgtgtgtgttagataaaattaaacaaaatcatACACAAGTTATGACAATATGATAATATTCATtagaattgttttaaaaatatggaCATGAccatttaaatgataaaacatgaCTGATTCAGagcaataaatcaataataaactGGGAAAAGAGATGAGTTCAGAGTAGGGAATACACACTAGACATCTTATTTGTATTAAATACGATATAAGCACCAACCTCTAGGCCAGGGGTTATCTTTTTTTACGTTATTTAAAGGTGTACAATGTGTAacttggctatttattggagccagaggtttcattttctaaattcaatttttattaaaattgtcattatattccagtttatattatttataggcataacaactataataacttttaatcagtggttctcaaagtaggGTTTTAGGGATTCCCAGGTGTCcatgaaatctgtttttgtttgtttgtttgtttgtttcacttGTGGAAAATATAAcccatcattatcaaagttgCCTCAGATCTCCAGGGTTGGAGGTTCGAATCCTGCCATGCCACTCTGTGtgcacggagtttgcatgttctccctgtgctttgggggtttcctccgccAGTCCAAAGGCTTGCATGgaaggctgactggcatttgcaaattgcatgagtgtgtgtgattgtgccctgtgatgggttggcaccccaacCAACATGtcccccaagtcccctgggataggctccaggctgctgtgtaggataaatggatggatccTACATCCATTTATGATATTAAAtacaatccatccatccatcctcccctgtagaggatggatggattatatttaatatcaaaGCTGACTTGTTCCTTGAATTAATTGAGTTTACTCATAAACAGTTGTTGATGGAAATTATTTCATATAATAGAATTAAAAAGCTCTAAGGCTCCAATAAATAATCAAAGcattattgtacacattaatGAGTAATGAGACTATTATTTGAACAGTTtgtacatgtaaaaaatatgtCCTAATGGAGttcataaaatttattttacagttaaattggTCCCTGactgcaaaatgtttgagaaacCCTCTCTAGACTATAGTatcacacccacacccacacatctattgttggttttatttgtttataagaaaaaaatcctatatTCTGTTcacttaaattaattttaaaattgaatGACAACATTTagtatgtataaaaatatataaattgaaTTTGATACAAAGGAAAGCATGTTTATTGTTGGGGAGTCCCACTGTCCTGAGAGCCTTTCTTCGGACGACAGGATGTGTGTGGAAGTCTAGAGCCTCGAGGGAGAACATGACAGGTAGGACATGAGAACATTGTTGGCCCAACATGTTCCTGCACTTAGCTGTGTTCCTGTCCAACAGCGACCTTCCCAGATCCTGTTCCGCTTTTTCTCCTTGGTTCTGCTGATTCACCTAGTGCTTCTGtatgtggcctctgtgtgtgtgtgtgtgtgtgtgtgtgtgagaagctTCCTTCCTCTCGACAATCACCCTGCCTCGGGGCTTTACATCACTGCTGCCTCAGAACAGGCCCGGGCAAGGAAATGGTGACAAAGTGAGAAAAACTAAGCACACACACCCATTGCTTGAATGAAAATCCACCCATTTTTTTATACCCCAGGACATCCCATGCTATGCCCTtctctttaaaaacaaatcaattaGAAGTGTGTAAAAAGTACATCATTTATGTAGTTCCACCCCTTCCAAAGAACAAAATATTGATGTGAAAATGCTAGAATAAATTGTTCAGTTAGATTATGTTTAGCTAAGACGAACACTGGTgattgctaaataaaaaaaaaatccaaattcaAGACCCAATACAGCATGCCTATCATGATGTTCTTCCCACATATACACAATCAACAACCCCACAGGCGAACATGACCTTTAGCTTTCCTTACTCTCATGTGGTTCACTCTTACATTCACACTTTATCAAGTGGCCGTGTTATCAGTGTGGTTGACTTTTCAGCATGTCCGCAGGATGGGTGGGAGGAACACCTCGAAAGCTTCCAGATATCCCAGAGCACGCAGCAGGGGCCCCTGCCCAACTGCTGTAGGCAAAGCTCCCTCCCCCTCCTTATTTAAACCAAGGCCGAGCAATGGAATGTCCCTTTGATAATGCGTCTATTGCCATGACTATAAAGCAGAAGCCACTGGACAGCCCCCAGCAGCGAGCCTCAAAGCATGGGGCAGAGATACTAACAAAGAGCTTAACCTCTAGCTTTTCCACCCACATTCCAGCTTGGCAgaataaagaaagcaaacacCATGGCTTTCACTGAGGCTGTGTTATGTAAATGACTTCCATCGCCGTTACCTCAAACAATGAACCACCTTTCAAATCCCAAATATACACCATACACAAGATGagtatatttaattaaattgaataataaCAGTGTATTACATATTACAAAGTTATTAGTAGATGTATTAAACGTGCTGTTGTAAATTGACATGTTGTGAAACTGATGCAGTGCTTGAGAGCATTTGTGAAAATACTAAATTAGTCATCTgttttatctcacacacacacacacacacacacacacacacacacacacacacacacacacacacacacacacacacacagagagagagagagagagagagagagagagagagagagagagagagagagagagagagagagagagagagagagagagagagagagtacatcTGCAACAATTGATaccagtttatttttattaaagtatCTTAACTTTCATAAATTACTGTACATCAAATAATTATTATGGGCTTAAATACAACAAACAAAGGCAGACAGAATAGTTATatacaacacaacaaaataaaaacatgccatGCTCAGTCAGCAAAAATATAAACCCTGCAATCCCTGCATTTTAGTACTCTATATTCACTCCTTTATTTACAGGAACAAATTTACTGACGAGCAGTACACAAAAAGGAGACAAACAGTCCTTCAAGTCAGCCTGCTGTTCAAATTTTACATTGAGGGGTTTCCTCtgtagtaagaaaaaaaaaaaaaagctgctgcaGGTCCCTCCAGCCACACGAGGGCAGTCTGGCTCACTATGAAACAACTATGATGTTACTGGGAGCCACTAATGCCCATCAGCAAAGACAGGATTGTAGTGGAGAGGTGAAAGGTTTGATTGGTGAAACATCTCCTAGTCTCATATCTGTGGTTTTATATTTCACAAATAATGACCGGGAAGTCAACATGGATTCGGGGATGATCCAGTTTCACAATCCCCTGGAAATATGAAACacaaaagagtttttttttttaagtaaatctgggcattgtaaattttattataaatgcaaAAGTCATTTtggaacacatacacatacatacacatatatacatatacacatacacatatacactgctcaaaaaaaaaataagggaacACAATGATTACATTATAACACCAAGTCAGTTAAACTTCAGGGATTTCAATCTATCCAGTTAGAAAGTGATAAGTGAGGTCTGCCAATGGCTCTGAGGATTTCATCCTGGTACCTAACAGCAGTAAGGGTACCGCTGGCTAGCAGTTTCACCTGGTTTGATGCAAATGAAAGTGACAACAGGCAACAGGTAGACAACCCACTGGACAGGCAACAGCAAGACAACCCCCAAAAAGGGAATGGTTTTGCAGGTGGTGGCCACAAACAATTGCTCTCCTTATCCTTCCTGACTAATTTGTCTCTAGTTTTGTGTATTGTTAGGGTCTTTGTCACTATTTGTAGCAAGAGGCAGCACCTACAACCCAATCAGGTTGCACAGGtagtccagctcctccaggatggcacatccatACATGCCGTCGCAAGGAGGTTtggtgtgtctcccagcacagtttcaagagcatggaggagatactGAGAGACAGACCATTACAtgaggagagctggacagggccgttAGAAGGGCAACAACCCAacagcaggaccggtatctgctcctttgtgcgaGGAGGACCAGGAGAAGCACTgtcagagccctacaaaatgacctccagcaggctacTGGTGACAGTTTCTGACcaaactgtcagaaacagaCTCCATGAGGGTGGCATTAGGGCCTGATGTCCTCTCATGGCCCTGTGCTTACAGCCCAGAACCATGCAGCttgattggcatttgccagagaacaccagaattggcaggtctgCCACTGCTGCCCGTTCTCTTCAcggatgagagcaggttcacactGAGCATATGCGACAGAAGTGAAAGAGTCTGGAGATGCCGCGGGGAACGTTGTGCTGCCTGCAACATCAtccagcatgaccggtttggcggtgggtcagtgatggtctggggaggaataTCCTTGGAGGGTCGCACAGACCTCCACGTGCTAGCCAACAGTACCCTCACTGCTGTTAGGCACCAGGATGAAATCCTCAGAGCCATTGGCAGACcttacgctggtgcagtgggccctgggttcctcctggtgcatgaCATTGCCGGGCCTCATGTGGCCAGAGTGTGTAGGCAGTTTCTGGATGATGAAGGCATTGATGACATTGACTGGCCCTTACttccccagacctgaatccaactgagaACCACTGGGACGTTATGTATCAGAGCATCCAAAGCCACCAAATAGCAcacagactgtccaggagctcactgATGCCCTGATCCAGGTCTGAGAGTAGATCCCCCAAGACACCATCCGCCAACTCATCAGGACCATGTCCAGACGTTGTCTGTATACAGGTACGTGGGGGGCCATAGACACTACCGACTTACATTATGAGTTGCCGTGATGAAATTCATGCAAGTTGGATCAGCCtgtaatttcaattttttactTTGATATTCGGTGTGATTTTGAATCCAGTCCTCAATGTGCTGATGACTTTAACTCCCACTGGCCAATGTGACATCTTTTTGTTCtcaacaaattacacaatgtaTGTAAGTAAAGATTTTCAACTTGAATATTGAGATCCAATGTGTGATTTAAGTGttctcttaattttttttgagcagtgtatatatcATATATGAGAAGCTGAACTTTTTTCTTGAGAGATGCAGATATAGCAGATATAAGGATGATAATGTCAGAACACTGACAAACACAAATTTGGGAAACAAATTTGAATAATGAAAAGATATCTATTCAATTTCTAGAAAACAACCAATGGTCATCAATTTCAATACTACCTGAGGTATGAGGTTCTTGTGGATCCTCTTCAACTTAGCCTTCTTTCGCCCGTTTTTAGTCACCACTGTCTCTTCATAGAACTCATGAGCCAGATCTCCATCCTCATCGTAATACAGAGAGCTGCAAGCACACAGCAGCATCTAGTGAATCCACATGTTTCTCCTCTACGGTCTGAGTAAAACACAACCtcaatttttatgtttaaaaaaaaaaaaaaaaaaaaaaaaaaagacacagagcTTGATGTTCGAGATCTATTATATGAGAATATACTATAAATTCTAATAACAATACATCATAATTCTTGATCAGAGTAGCTGTCACAACTTCTCTGGGAATCTCATGCCCAAACCATTAATTACACAAATCACATTCTTTCAATCACTCTTAGCTGTAATTCATggtgaattaataaatatttacctCCTTCTTGTAAAGACAAACGGCGTTGCATTTCTGTGGCCACACATTCGGGCTAAAGACTGATCATTGACCTCAGAAGAATCTCCACTAGCCTCTGAGCCAGTGAAAGGCCAGACTCCTTTAGCTTTGGATCCACTGCCTCCCATCTTTAATGAAAGAGCATCATTAAAtaggactgacaggtacagttCTCTGTAGCTcaagcctggaaaaaaaaaaagaaagaaaatgcacaTGTGGTGTAGCTACAAAGAAAAATCCGGTAACCCCACTGCATGAGTTTTGTGCTTGTGGTATGGCTTCAAAGCACCATTGTGGTTCCTCTAGTTCTCTTTAATTAGCACTAGAAACCACAACAGCAGGTTCTTATTATAATCTCAAACAGCATGTTCCCCGGCATAAGTGACATAAGCTAACAGTGCAGGGAGCAGTGTACTAGAATGACTAGCGATATTTACTAGAGAATATTCAGTACTACAGCCTACAATCCAAAAAAGTAGTCCTGGATACCATAACCCGTACAATAACACGGTTTTACTGCTCTAACAAACCTCAGGTACTGTTAACATAAGGTACTTATTAAGTAACtaatgatgtttttttgctttcatgAAAGAAAACTTGGCAATGTGCCTCGACACCAGTGGTGCATTCCAGTAAGCCAGATAACGTGACTTCACAAAAGTTCCACATACAAAGATTAGACGAAATCTTGTTCAGTTACCATGACAACATACTTTCCGAAACTACTGTTGAAAATAACAAGCTACTACTAAACCTGACTACACCTGCAGTATTTCAGAAGCTGATGTTTAATAATTATGACTTAATGCCAGAGGAAATTTCCTGTGCTTTTTTGCATGTGGCAAACAAAAGATTCTGATTTTGGTTTTCTTACTGGCAATCCCTGATTTTTGGTTGTCTTACTGAGAATCGCTTTTATCTGTTGCACTTTACATTGAGAAAACTTATCACATCAAGCTCCTCTAAAACCTCACATCTTCAATGGGACACACTGTCTTTTCCTTTCCATATATGCACATTTTGTGCTCCGCACTGTTTCTCCAGAAAGATTTATCTAGATGCCAAACCTATCAGCAAAATCTATGGTACATCAGAAAAGTACATTTAACACAACACTGCTTTTTgaatatgctaaaaaaaaaaaaaaaaaaaattgtgaaattacAGCATAATAAGTATTAATGTGGTTAAGGCGCTGACCTTGGAAACTTTCAAACCTGTTTTGTCATCTCCCACCCTTGTTTCTTTGGCTGTgtcattatatatttatctatttatatacatgtattCTTAGTATGTAGACAAAATAATGACTGTTATGTTAttgtttgaagaaaaaaaaaatccatgttgTTTGTCATTGCTCTGGAGTTGCTCAGTGCTCAGACTGATGAaggcttttaaattttacagCGTAAGCTTGTTATCCAGCCTAGCCAGGATTGGGTTAGATAATTGTACCCTGTTTTACTGGAACTGGCAACTCCACAGACATGGAATTAGGATAATAACCATCAAGATGTGTGTTTAGGATTTTTCATTCTCTTATTCTGGAAGTGATTCCAGTTCCTTACTGTTTTAATCCAACAAAAAAGCATAGCTGAATCAGCTAAATCAATCAGTTAAGACGTCACAATTCATGAAAATACCATGGCCTATAAAGTTTGCAGAAAAAGTTGCAGGATTATAAGACTGCATCAGACTAAACGAAATGACAGTAAACAATGGAAGTAGCTTCAGCGGTTGTTAAATGCGAGCAGAGAAAACAAGCAAGGCAAAGTACAATCTGCACTCCACAGATAAACAATACTACCAGTTAGCCCTGAgatgtacactcctgggcaaaaaaaaaaaaaaaaacgaaccaaacccaaaatggcaaatattaagcttttaatgaatcttaacaacaaatcattggtcagaaaattagcaagaattaaacaaatgcactcctgatgTCCCCTGGAGGACTAGAGGTTAGACAACAACATTCTCACCGCTGTGGTCCGGGTTCAACTCcgggccagggaaccaaccccagccactgcgtgcaacagtgtgctctgagtgccagtcccaagcctggataaaactggggagagttgcatcaggaagggcatccggtgtaaaaactgtgccaaatcaaaaacACGGACCAACAagctgctgtggcgacccctaacgggagaagctgaaagaggaacaataagaaacaaaaatgcactcctgagagctcgtgtgcctccatttgctggtttacttttgctgcagtgaactgtttgtttggggaaaaggtagaaacagggaaattcacttatacagtcttcttgtacgcaaaggtaaaatcatgctaatgattaaaatgtttgatgtaccATTCAAGCTAACACATGTCTgactgggtgtacaaaattttccaaaaaatatcttctgggagtttttttttttttcttaaaagattagtcattatttggttttctgccgcacctgatgcagctcatcaagagccacgaggcttaaacatttaaagaaaccaaagggaaaagcttcccatactaacttcctttaccTGTtcgtttaattcttgctcatttcctgaccagagatttgttgttaagaccattaaaagcctaatattttgccttttttttttttttttttttgcccaggggTGAATTCAGCTTTTTCATCTAATCACACATATAAACAAACCATTCATCCAAGAACCATCTCTATATCCTTCTCTGAGCTTCTACCTAaacagctatttatttatttatttatttatttatttagctcagAACATAACCTTAAGGACAGAACATAAAGTCAGGTGATGGTAAAAACccataaaatattttagtggttaaaaaatatatatattcccaAAATGACTCCTACATTGAAAGCCTTAACTCAGATTAATAATCTCAGATAAACATGTCCTATTTTCTGGAGGACATTTATTACTTTAGCAACACCAAAATCTATAAAAGacatacactcatacatacattcacacatacataaataaataaataaataaataaatactaagtCCATGTCCTTTCATGGACTCTGACCCCACTGTCTCACTGTAAAGTAGCTAGGTAATGTTAGCTACCTGACCCTATTTAAACAGTATCTGCTTAACataagcaaaaaataaagagaactgCTAGTTAGATAACTAGCTACAAGACAACAAATAAGAGTTTGCTGTTTTATGCAAAGTTGTtcttatacatatatattaataaGCAGATTCATTTAGCAGTGTCATACGTACTGTACTCATGTCATCTTTAGCTTTTCGCCACTGCCATGTTTACACTAAAAACTCGTCAGCTTCgtccttcttcctctttctccttcttttcgtttttgttttttcaccgCGGTTAGCAAACAGCTTTATGTGCATTACTGCCACCCACTGACCTGGAGTGTAGGCTAGTTCTTCTGCATCTCAATTCGACCACTATCCGTCCTAAATAGT
This window harbors:
- the hyal2a gene encoding hyaluronidase-2, with the protein product MANWFLSKWKLWLLVPLVLDSFTDAQDLKPTRWPLYQGKPLLLAWNAPTEDCRPRHDVHFQLDQFQIVASPNEGFTKQNLTIFYKDRLGLYPYFNSDNNPVNGGLPQIASLTQHLEKMPQDIVRYIHNPAAKGLAVIDWEEWRPLWIRNWDTKNIYRNQSRLLVSKKNPTWDQIQVNKVAQQEFEISGRTFMLKSLQLAKSLRPNQLWGFYLFPDCYNHDYLKSLESYTGRCPDPEIARNDQLRWLWTDSTALFPSVYIGSVLRSTAFARQFVRNRVKEGMRVASLGSDLARPVFVYVRPTYVNELELLTEIDLVSTIGESVALGAAGIILWGDASYASSSASCSSLAEYVRGPLGHYLLNVSSAAEQCSHSVCGSHGRCLRRHPDSDSYLHLDPQNHRIVVQGKRLAVEGHMGTEELKRMRHDFICQCFRGYQGYNCELQDPQYNKGQRHKLHVSWSCCLLFLLLTLLN
- the tusc2a gene encoding tumor suppressor 2, mitochondrial calcium regulator a, giving the protein MGGSGSKAKGVWPFTGSEASGDSSEVNDQSLARMCGHRNATPFVFTRRSSLYYDEDGDLAHEFYEETVVTKNGRKKAKLKRIHKNLIPQGIVKLDHPRIHVDFPVIICEI